From the genome of Haloterrigena sp. KLK7, one region includes:
- a CDS encoding double zinc ribbon domain-containing protein — MSKITFRADDDLVDELEALEISKSEAMREALRSYLGAEERTERAPADGETGAIDDLIRQRVDERLDERLRELDRDRGGAHAREKRPEEVTVTVSLGDDARDDSGRGMSDITRDAERRTSAPVTDATPDDDERLATADDADGQCGQCGEAVADDHVFCPNCGEKTSRRLFCECGDEIRSDWSFCPGCGRRTPAADVLGDTPS, encoded by the coding sequence ATGAGTAAGATCACGTTCCGCGCCGACGACGACCTCGTCGACGAACTCGAGGCCCTCGAGATCTCCAAGAGCGAAGCGATGCGGGAGGCGCTGCGCTCGTATCTCGGGGCCGAAGAGCGAACGGAACGCGCGCCCGCGGACGGCGAGACGGGCGCGATCGACGACCTGATCCGCCAGCGCGTCGACGAGCGACTCGACGAACGCCTTCGCGAACTGGATCGCGATCGCGGGGGAGCACACGCGCGTGAGAAACGCCCCGAGGAGGTCACCGTCACGGTCTCGCTCGGGGACGACGCCCGCGACGATTCCGGACGCGGGATGTCCGACATCACGCGCGACGCGGAGCGTCGGACGAGCGCGCCGGTGACCGATGCCACACCGGACGACGACGAGCGACTGGCGACCGCGGACGATGCGGACGGGCAGTGCGGGCAGTGTGGCGAAGCGGTCGCAGACGATCACGTCTTCTGTCCCAACTGCGGCGAGAAGACCTCGCGACGACTGTTCTGCGAGTGCGGCGACGAGATCCGTTCGGACTGGTCGTTCTGTCCCGGCTGCGGTCGTCGGACGCCGGCAGCGGACGTCCTCGGTGACACTCCGTCGTAG
- a CDS encoding ribbon-helix-helix domain-containing protein has protein sequence MERVTLRIPKQQIEEVEQLVDSGEFPNRSEAIRSAVREMINEQSDGPSEQSGKHNWAKV, from the coding sequence ATGGAGCGTGTGACACTGCGAATTCCGAAACAGCAGATCGAGGAGGTCGAACAACTGGTCGACTCGGGCGAGTTCCCGAACCGGAGCGAAGCGATCCGGTCGGCCGTCCGCGAGATGATCAACGAACAGAGCGACGGACCGAGCGAGCAGTCCGGTAAACACAACTGGGCCAAGGTGTAA